In the genome of Ctenopharyngodon idella isolate HZGC_01 chromosome 16, HZGC01, whole genome shotgun sequence, the window tgaaagttTTGTTTCAAGTTCTTGGTCTTACTAATGTTCCCCTCCCTTCTCCatctctgtgtgtctgtttacTGTTTAACCAGATTACAATTGCTAAGTTCACCATTagacatttttgtaataaatgacagcaaaataaaggggaattttaattcagaatcaGAGCAATAAAAGCATTTGGACCTTACCTACAAATAGTTAATAGAAACTATTATATTTGAATGTCGCAACTAATGGttttaaatttactttcatattttattcacaaagcagatgttttttttttacccaaaaaACATCTTACATTTCCAGGATGCAACCACCAATCATTGAGTGCTGCTGATTAATGATTTCATTAGCCTTTGATTAgtgtaaatctttttttttctttcttttttttttgtgtgcaaaattgCACTTTTTCGTACTGAAATTAACCAATTTAAGCCATATCATATATGCATAAATAGCATTAACCACGAGGGCCACATAAATATTTAGTATCCCACTCcgcatgaaaatgaatatttcatatGACTAATTACACATTATTTTGAACTATATGTTGTTgaatttttagtacttttaataaaaatgtaactggaATGAACAAAGTCACaaactgtttttacatttttttgcatcCCTtaggaatcaaacccatgaccatggtgttactaaTTTAGAAATCTAAATATGAGAAATATAAagaatattacaaattaaagtcaaacacatctcaggttacgcctgtaaccatagttccctgagaaaggaACGAGATGCTGCATCAATGAGAACGTTCCAAAATGCTCGCAGTCATTCCCCTCGAAGGCTGACAGGGCATGTTTCACTCCCAAACACATAACACACAAGTTGTGTATCCCCACCTGTTAGGAAACGAGGGCGGGAAAGAACACACTGCTTGAATGTTTGCTTATTCGCCATTATTACAAATACTTTGATTGTGCTGTACTAGATCAGTACAGGCACCAATAAATAAGACAAATAGTATGACACAGAACGCTTGCTGAGGCACAGAAGCTAAGCTATTTCGGATGTGCTTTTATGCTTTACTGGTCGTGACATCACCCGCCTGTGCCGTTCACTCAGTTGACACACGTGCTTCAGTCGCATTCACGCAGAGGAGTTCCCAAACCGTCATTGATGCAGCACAAGTTCCCTCAAAAGGGAAACAAAGGATTTACAGAGTGGACAAGGTAACAAATCAGTCTGCATTTGTCAATCTCTTCAGAAGGAGTAAAAGGAGAGATCACATgcacaaaaagagaaaaaagccaAGATCAGATAAAGCAGATATAACGCACACCTCACTCCAAGCTCAGCGACACCACCAGCAGCACCATGTGGTGttcttttttctgtgtgtaAGCGTGGAGAGATCCGCCTTTCGTGGAACAAGGGAGGAAGAGAGGGGGTGTTTTGGAGGAGGAGGTGAAGAGGTGAAAACGAGAGGGATACGAATGTACTCCCCGCACAATCTCAGCCCACCACAGACACACCTCTCTGCGTCTTTGTCTTGCCGTCTTTCTAGCTGTTATTCTTTCATGTTTCTTCACTGGTACTTGTCTTCCTTTATGTCTGTAACCCATAGCCCACCACAAAGCTTCTGTCTCCCCCTCACCATCCTGCACTGTTTCTGTTACTGTTTCTCTCAATCACTCAAAAAAAATCTGAGCCCACCACAAGCCCCTTCCTTCCTCTATGCTATGTGATGCTCTTGGTGATACATTTCTCTATGGCTGTCTTACAGATCACCCTTCAAACATCCTCTCTGGCTCTGCTCTGAGGACAGAATGATGTTTTGTTGGATACTAATATCGCTACTCATTCGATTTCTCAAAGCGCAAGGTAAGTTGCAAATATCTTGACAGTTATATGGTGAAGAGCATGAAATGGAGTCTGTATAAGCATTCTTCTTCTGACCGATGTGTTCTTCTATCATCAGAAAGCCCCATAGTAATTTACGCACAGATTGGAGGGACCGTTACCATACCTAGAGATTCATCAGTACAAGCAGaaaatgtttatgtgaactggTTCCGCGGCTCAGATGCAAAACCAGCTGTCAGCAGGAACCCTCAGAGTGGGATCCAAATGGGTGAGATGGATGTTTTTACTGAGTTCATGCCTTTTTTCTCCACAATAATAATCAGGCTACCATGTTTGATATAACTGCACATGTATGATTGTCTTTTATAGGGAAAGATGTTAAAACACAGGTCTCTCTGTCACCGGATTACGATCTCAAAATCTCACCAGTACAGGATTCTGATTTTGAAGTTTGGCGCTGTGAACAACATGTATTAACGTCTACTTACACCAAGACCTACAAACTGTACCATGGTAAGACTAAGTACAGAAAGTGTGTgagaaataaaaagtaaaaaagagacCCAAAGTTTACAGCCACAAAATCTCTtaaagttcactcaaaaattgctTCATCCTTATGttattctttcttctgtgaaacacaaaagaagacattttgaataatgttttagctgtttttgtccatacaatggaaatTAGTGGGGTCCAAAAGCAGCACTGGACCTCACTGAGTTTCATTGTATgggcaaaataataataataataataataatagtaaaaataaataaataaaaataataaataaataaataaatcttcgTTCCTCAGAagtcaaaatgtttaaataaatgatgacagaattgtctattttgggtgaactattctgtTAATTGCTctcatatatttttcaaaaacactcgaGGTGAGAATTAAAAATGAGCTTTTCTATTAGTTCCTTTTTCAAATAGATGATTGAATGACACTACACATACTGCTGAGCTTGATTCGGGATGTGAACACGGAAGAAGTAGTCTGCCTCCCTGTGTCATAGGGCTGaactgcaaaaaagaaaaaaaacacatgaaaaataaatctatgaatatattttataatctaTCTTACTATACTCATAAAGGCAATGATTAAGTAATATAATTTGCCCACTAGAATGATTTTAATCTTAATTCTGCGCTGCATATTTGGCAGTATGAACAGAATTAAATCGGTTACTCCACTCTCACATATACTTTGATATTTTTGGCTATAACTTTACACATTACATGATTAGACAATCTTATGTTGCATATTCCACCTTTCAACACCCTTTTCTCTGTTTCAGTCACTGTACCCAAAGTGCCAGCCGTGATATTTGGTGACTCTCTGTCTCTGGAATGTAACCTGGACCCTAGTTCAGCTAAGTCCAGTATAACATGGATTCCACCTGAAAACTCAGGTTGTCATCAAATCAAGCATTATGGAAGTGCAATTTCAATCAAAGATGTGTCCAGGTGTCATATTGGTGTTTGGACATGCAAGGTGAATTATGACGGGAGAGAAGCTGAAGCAACAACAACTGTTTCTGTAATAGGTGAGACACATTTGTTAAACACGCAGTGTATCTATCCATTTATTAGTGTTTTCACATTCTGAGAGTACAAAGCAATAAGAAGTTTGACCCACCATTGGAATGGTTTCATGTGGAGCAGGCCCAGCTGAAAGACAGTGGACGCTGCTGCCATAAGGCCCATCAGTCTGTGACGTAGACCAACATGGACTAGACGACCTATCCTGAAGTGGCTCAGACAGTCTTGTAACGACTGAATGCGTGCGGGAAACAATCGTGCCTGCATTATGCCAGAATCTGGGTCCACACCCAGGAAAGTTGTTTGCTGATGTGGCAGCAAGACGCTCTTCTGAAGGTTTATGCGTAAACCTAGTTCTCTGCCATTTGAGGAGCCTAAGTCTTGATGAAGCCAAATCCTGCGATTGAGCTAATATCAGCCAATCATCCTGGTAGTTCAAGATCCGGACGCCCTGGAGCCGCAGTGGGGCCAGAGCAATGTCCATACATTTCGTAAATGTCTGAGGAGTCAAAGCCAGTCCGAACGAAAGAACACGGTATTGGTAAGCTTTGCCCTCGAAAGCGAATTTTGAACGCCTCCGTAAACAGGCCACATACACGACTCTAGGGCTTTTCCCCGAACTCTGAAGGCTGGGGCGCACAGAGTATCTGACGCAATGCTTGTCAATAGGGCCTGACCTAAAACCGCCCAAGGCGCACTTTTTCGGCGGGACAGTTAAGGCCAGAGCCAGGAGGCCACAATGAGAGAGGTGTATATGCTTGAGTTTGTCCAAACTCTCCTATGGAGGGCCTGGCCTCCGAATACGAGCAAAAGGTTCAGGAACTGCTGTTGGGGGCCTGAGAAGGTTAGGGGGGGTTCCATAGGTGATAGTTTACTTCGCTGTACCTCACAGGAGCGCTGTAGAGAGGACGAGTGCGAACGAACTGACAGTGGTTGTCGTTCGCCCTCCCTAGACCTGTGTGGGATGAGCTGACAAAAAACGGCAGACTGCCGTTTTGCTGCTTGAAATTTTTCCACCATAGCAGTCACAGGCTCTTCAGATAGGTTGTCATTAGACGTGGGGGCATCCAATAAGAAAGACTTGCCTTTTTCTTTAATTTCAGTAAGAGTAAGCCAAAGGTGGCACTCTACTGATACCATTCCCAACATGGACCTGCATATTGCGCGGGCAGTATGCTTGGTAGCTCTCAGCGACAAGTCAGTAGCCCGTCTGAGCTCCTTAACAGCCTCAGGAGTCAGGCCTTCTCCCTCATCCAGCTTTTTTAGTAAATTAGCTTGATAAGCCTGAAGCACAGCCATAGAATGAAGTGTGGCTGCTGCCTGTCCAGCGGCCATGTAAGATTTACCAACCAAAGAGAAAGTAATCCTACATGGTTTGGAAGGCAGCAAGGGCGTCACTTCCATGACGGAGCTGAAGTCGGCGCGAGTTGGGCCGCGAGAGTCTCTTAAATGACCGGCATCGCCACGTAACCGTGACCCGCCATTTTAGAAACAGTGGCGAAATCCGCGGCCGCAGAGT includes:
- the cd4-1 gene encoding CD4-1 molecule isoform X5, whose amino-acid sequence is MMFCWILISLLIRFLKAQESPIVIYAQIGGTVTIPRDSSVQAENVYVNWFRGSDAKPAVSRNPQSGIQMGKDVKTQVSLSPDYDLKISPVQDSDFEVWRCEQHVLTSTYTKTYKLYHVTVPKVPAVIFGDSLSLECNLDPSSAKSSITWIPPENSGCHQIKHYGSAISIKDVSRCHIGVWTCKVNYDGREAEATTTVSVIAATREELLELQKEVLQLQKIKLQLEIEKLKKEKENQDL